The nucleotide sequence GGAACGCGACGAAGGCTGCGTCGTCCACGTCCTGGCCCGGCAGGACCACGACGCCGTGGTCGGCCAGCAGACGCCGCAGTTCGGCGAGCACGTCCTGATCGACCTCGCCCAACGGCAGGTCGGTGATCCTCAGACCGATCGGGGCCAGGACTTCGTGATGCATGGTCTTTCCCTTCGAGAACTGCGCGTGCGTCATCGGTCTGAAAGCCCGGTCGCGTCGACCCGACGAATCAGGGTCAGACCGTCGCGTAGCGGGATGATCACCTGTTCGACCCGGGCGTCAGCGGCCACCCGCTGGTTGAACTCGGCGATCGCGGCCCCGTTCGGCGTCGAGGAACCAGGCACCCACGGCTGCCCCTGCATCAGGGTGTTGTCGACGCACACCAGTCCGTGTGGTGCCAGCAGTCCGGAGTCCAGGATGGCGTCGAGATAGGCGGCGTAGCCGCCCTTGTCGGCGTCGATGAAGATGAGATCGAAGACCTGGCCGGCGGCGGCCAGTTCGTGCAGGGTGGTCAGGGCGGGGCCCACTTGGACCGTGATCCGGTGCCCCACGGCGGACTCCTGGAAGCAGCGCTGCGCGAAGGCGGCGACGTCGGCATCGATCTCGCAGGCGACCAGCCGACCGCCGTCCGGGAGCGCTTCGGCCATCGCGAGTGCCGAATACCCGGTGAACATCCCGATCTCCAGCACGTGCTCGGCGCGGGTGGCGTGCACCAGCATCTTCAGGACCTGGCCCTCGACGTGGCCGGAGAGCATCTCCTGCTCCAGAGGTCCGGGCCCCTCGCCCTGGGGACGACGATTCCAGTCCTGCTCCTGGGTCCGCCGGGTGAGCAACCTCAGCGCAGCGGACTCCGGTGTCGTCCAGCGGTCCAGGTAGGGATCCAGACCTTGTGCGAGCTCGCAGATCTCGCGGAGTTCCGACATCAGGGACGGCTCGACGCCGTCCGCCTCGCCCACCCGCTGGAGGAGTTGCTCGAGTCGGTGCGCCAGGATGCTGCTCGGTGTCACCGGTCTCGGCGAGCCCGGCACCGACGTGGTGGCCGGGTTCCTGCGAGCCGCTGCGATTGACCCGGTCATACGGTGAACATCTCTTCGCC is from Nakamurella sp. PAMC28650 and encodes:
- a CDS encoding O-methyltransferase, producing MTGSIAAARRNPATTSVPGSPRPVTPSSILAHRLEQLLQRVGEADGVEPSLMSELREICELAQGLDPYLDRWTTPESAALRLLTRRTQEQDWNRRPQGEGPGPLEQEMLSGHVEGQVLKMLVHATRAEHVLEIGMFTGYSALAMAEALPDGGRLVACEIDADVAAFAQRCFQESAVGHRITVQVGPALTTLHELAAAGQVFDLIFIDADKGGYAAYLDAILDSGLLAPHGLVCVDNTLMQGQPWVPGSSTPNGAAIAEFNQRVAADARVEQVIIPLRDGLTLIRRVDATGLSDR